One region of Culex pipiens pallens isolate TS chromosome 2, TS_CPP_V2, whole genome shotgun sequence genomic DNA includes:
- the LOC120420624 gene encoding glycerate kinase isoform X1: MLSLLRTSSNLKTVGYQFRHVTMDSSISQLKHLFAGAVDAVKPGAMFERYLGDESVLRQLQNADKNYHLVGFGKAVLGMAVQMERILGDRLTSGCISIPVGTLERFRGEQDFQLSRASKIQVLECAANNLPDEAAVQAARKIQSVTASMTARDVLCVLVSGGGSALLPLPKSPINLTEKLTIIKQLASAGASIDELNVVRIQLSDVKGGKLASSASKSNKVLSFIISDIIGDPLELIASGPTVQSDFSNEDALNILKKYNLVDKLPKSVEKVLTRREPDQRVDVQGEIHLIGTNKLAIESVTSKATESDLLAIPMSTSVQGNVAELSQAYFELASAIVKFRQQTLTESEFIEQISENFKTLNFDHSKIPSFIEALVKNPDRDILLVSGGEPTVIVKGTGLGGRNQELALRFSVQCFQQELLKGVLLLSAGTDGIDGPTDAAGAIGGTEVVERFQMLDCEQPVEEFISNNDSYSFYRQVDKGRFHVVTGHTGTNVMDIQMLLIPKIIL, from the coding sequence ATGCTATCGCTGCTTCGAACgagttcaaatttaaaaacagtTGGATATCAATTTAGACACGTGACGATGGACAGTTCAATATCCCAACTAAAACACCTCTTCGCGGGTGCCGTCGACGCCGTCAAACCTGGTGCCATGTTCGAGCGCTACCTCGGAGATGAGTCCGTCCTGCGACAGCTACAGAATGCGGATAAAAACTACCACTTGGTAGGGTTTGGCAAGGCAGTTCTCGGAATGGCCGTCCAAATGGAGCGGATTCTCGGAGATCGGTTGACCAGTGGATGCATTAGCATACCGGTTGGGACCTTGGAACGATTCCGAGGGGAGCAAGACTTCCAGCTGAGTAGAGCTAGTAAGATTCAGGTCTTGGAGTGTGCTGCAAACAATCTACCCGATGAAGCTGCTGTTCAAGCTGCTCGAAAAATACAATCTGTTACCGCTAGCATGACTGCTCGTGACGTCCTTTGCGTGCTCGTTTCCGGTGGAGGATCAGCTTTGCTTCCACTTCCAAAATCACCCATAAATCTGACTGAAAAGTTGACCATCATCAAGCAGCTTGCTTCGGCAGGAGCCTCAATCGACGAGCTTAACGTTGTCCGGATTCAGTTGTCCGATGTCAAGGGAGGAAAGTTGGCCTCTTCAGCGAGCAAATCAAATAAAGTGTTGAGTTTCATCATTTCCGACATTATTGGGGATCCACTTGAGCTAATTGCTAGTGGTCCAACAGTGCAGAGTGACTTCAGTAATGAAGATGCACTGAACATTTTGAAGAAGTACAATCTAGTTGATAAACTACCTAAATCTGTTGAAAAAGTGCTGACAAGAAGAGAACCTGATCAGAGAGTAGACGTCCAAGGTGAAATTCACCTCATTGGGACGAACAAACTTGCAATCGAAAGCGTTACAAGCAAAGCCACTGAAAGTGACCTTCTAGCAATACCAATGTCAACCAGCGTGCAAGGCAATGTCGCAGAACTAAGTCAAGCATACTTCGAGTTAGCTTCAGCCATCGTCAAGTTCAGGCAACAAACCCTCACCGAATCTGAGTTCATCGAGCAAATCAGCGAGAAtttcaaaacgttaaattttgatCACTCCAAAATCCCTTCTTTTATCGAGGCCCTTGTCAAAAACCCAGATCGAGATATCCTACTCGTCTCGGGAGGGGAACCAACCGTGATTGTGAAAGGAACAGGTCTTGGTGGAAGGAATCAGGAGCTGGCGTTGAGATTCAGTGTGCAGTGTTTCCAGCAAGAGCTGCTCAAGGGGGTGCTACTACTGAGTGCCGGAACAGATGGAATCGACGGTCCGACGGATGCAGCGGGTGCAATTGGAGGAACTGAAGTTGTGGAGCGGTTTCAGATGTTGGATTGTGAACAGCCTGTGGAGGAGTTTATAAGCAACAATGATTCTTATAGTTTTTATAGGCAGGTTGATAAGGGTAGATTTCACGTTGTCACTGGACACACTGGAACGAATGTGATGGACATACAGATGTTACTTATTCCAAAAATTATATTGtga
- the LOC120420624 gene encoding glycerate kinase isoform X2 codes for MLSLLRTSSNLKTVGYQFRHVTMDSSISQLKHLFAGAVDAVKPGAMFERYLGDESVLRQLQNADKNYHLVGFGKAVLGMAVQMERILGDRLTSGCISIPVGTLERFRGEQDFQLSRASKIQVLECAANNLPDEAAVQAARKIQSVTASMTARDVLCVLVSGGGSALLPLPKSPINLTEKLTIIKQLASAGASIDELNVVRIQLSDVKGGKLASSASKSNKVLSFIISDIIGDPLELIASGPTVQSDFSNEDALNILKKYNLALVKNPDRDILLVSGGEPTVIVKGTGLGGRNQELALRFSVQCFQQELLKGVLLLSAGTDGIDGPTDAAGAIGGTERPDELVVVEVIYSQNLSSDQYPNQLFKMKFVLILAALVAVAFAAPSESTGTLDAKKLQEALIIAGMNPEEAHGFMDFIRGAGRVIRDKVLPAATKILPIATQIAGAFGK; via the exons ATGCTATCGCTGCTTCGAACgagttcaaatttaaaaacagtTGGATATCAATTTAGACACGTGACGATGGACAGTTCAATATCCCAACTAAAACACCTCTTCGCGGGTGCCGTCGACGCCGTCAAACCTGGTGCCATGTTCGAGCGCTACCTCGGAGATGAGTCCGTCCTGCGACAGCTACAGAATGCGGATAAAAACTACCACTTGGTAGGGTTTGGCAAGGCAGTTCTCGGAATGGCCGTCCAAATGGAGCGGATTCTCGGAGATCGGTTGACCAGTGGATGCATTAGCATACCGGTTGGGACCTTGGAACGATTCCGAGGGGAGCAAGACTTCCAGCTGAGTAGAGCTAGTAAGATTCAGGTCTTGGAGTGTGCTGCAAACAATCTACCCGATGAAGCTGCTGTTCAAGCTGCTCGAAAAATACAATCTGTTACCGCTAGCATGACTGCTCGTGACGTCCTTTGCGTGCTCGTTTCCGGTGGAGGATCAGCTTTGCTTCCACTTCCAAAATCACCCATAAATCTGACTGAAAAGTTGACCATCATCAAGCAGCTTGCTTCGGCAGGAGCCTCAATCGACGAGCTTAACGTTGTCCGGATTCAGTTGTCCGATGTCAAGGGAGGAAAGTTGGCCTCTTCAGCGAGCAAATCAAATAAAGTGTTGAGTTTCATCATTTCCGACATTATTGGGGATCCACTTGAGCTAATTGCTAGTGGTCCAACAGTGCAGAGTGACTTCAGTAATGAAGATGCACTGAACATTTTGAAGAAGTACAATCTA GCCCTTGTCAAAAACCCAGATCGAGATATCCTACTCGTCTCGGGAGGGGAACCAACCGTGATTGTGAAAGGAACAGGTCTTGGTGGAAGGAATCAGGAGCTGGCGTTGAGATTCAGTGTGCAGTGTTTCCAGCAAGAGCTGCTCAAGGGGGTGCTACTACTGAGTGCCGGAACAGATGGAATCGACGGTCCGACGGATGCAGCGGGTGCAATTGGAGGAACTGAA CGTCCCGATGAGCTGGTGGTGGTGGAggtc ATCTACAGTCAGAACTTGAGTTCAGATCAGTACCCAAATCAGCTCTTCAAGATGAAATTCGTCCTCATCCTCGCTGCCCTGGTGGCCGTTGCCTTCGCTGCCCCCTCGGAATCCACCGGAACATTGGACGCGAAGAAACTCCAAGAGGCCCTGATCATCGCTGGAATGAACCCCGAGGAGGCTCATGGATTTATGGACTTCATCCGAGGTGCTGGACGCGTTATCCGTGACAAGGTTCTCCCAGCGGCAACCAAAATTCTGCCGATCGCTACCCAGATTGCCGGTGCTTTTGGAAAGTAA